The sequence ACCCGATCGCGGGCCGTGCCTTCTCAGCCCGATCGTGGGCCATGCCTTCTCAGCCCTCGGCGGCCGCGTCGGCCCGGTCCTCCACCGGCTCACGGGCCACCGGCGGGCTGGCTGGTGCCGGGTCGGTCGGCCCGGCCCCGAGGAACGCCTCCGCCCACCGTCCGGCTTCGGTGAAGACCCTTTCCCGTACGGCGGGGCTGGAGAGCGTCAGGTCGTGCAGCCCGCCGTCGAAGCGGGCCAGCGTGACGTGCCGGCCGAGCCGGGGCGCCCAACGCACCATGTGCTCCACGTCCAGCACCGCGTCGGCCAGGGTGGCGGACTCGTGCCACTTTATGCCCCGGTAGCTGCGGGTGGAACAGGCCAGCAGCACCGGCACCGGGATGTCCAGCCCGGCCCGGAGCTGTCGCTGGCCGGTGCGGATCGCGTTGAGCCAGCCGGCCCGCACCGGGAACCCGGCGAGCGGCTTCCAGGCCAGGTCGTACCGCCACTCGCCGCGGTGGTCGGCGTGCAGGCTCTCGCCGTACACCGTGCCGAGCCCGAGCGGCAGGACGCGGTGCGGCGCCCGGCGGCCCAGCCGGGCGACGGCGGCCGCGAGGGGTCGACGGACCAGCCAGGGGGCGTTGAGGTCGAAGAACGGGCTGTTGAGGAAGAGCCCGTCGACCAGGCCGGCCTCCCGGCGGGCGTGCGCCCAGAGCGAGGTGATCAGGCCGCCGG comes from Micromonospora viridifaciens and encodes:
- a CDS encoding alpha/beta hydrolase → MEPDVLGPPYERQTIDLGVDDEGPVVATLVRRRAERPTRRAVLYVHGFVDYFFQTHVADFFAARGWDFYALDLRKYGRSLRPHQTPNFCRDLSDYFPELDAAVEIIRTDEGQDTLLAMGHSTGGLITSLWAHARREAGLVDGLFLNSPFFDLNAPWLVRRPLAAAVARLGRRAPHRVLPLGLGTVYGESLHADHRGEWRYDLAWKPLAGFPVRAGWLNAIRTGQRQLRAGLDIPVPVLLACSTRSYRGIKWHESATLADAVLDVEHMVRWAPRLGRHVTLARFDGGLHDLTLSSPAVRERVFTEAGRWAEAFLGAGPTDPAPASPPVAREPVEDRADAAAEG